One segment of Corynebacterium caspium DSM 44850 DNA contains the following:
- the moaC gene encoding cyclic pyranopterin monophosphate synthase MoaC, protein MKFTHLDSRGEAYMVDVTAKAPTVREATAYGEVACSQEVMKALRDGTVPKGDVLAVARIAGLAAAKKVPDLLPLAHTIGVHGAQVDLELREDHVAITATVRTADRTGVEMEALTAVTISALAIVDMVKGVDRSAMLRRCGIIAKSGGRSGDWARELPTATWEN, encoded by the coding sequence ATGAAATTTACCCACCTTGATTCCCGTGGCGAAGCCTATATGGTGGATGTGACGGCAAAAGCACCGACGGTACGTGAAGCTACAGCCTATGGTGAAGTTGCTTGTTCCCAAGAAGTCATGAAGGCCCTGCGTGATGGCACGGTGCCTAAGGGGGATGTTTTAGCAGTTGCTCGAATTGCTGGATTAGCAGCTGCTAAAAAAGTGCCAGATCTTTTGCCCTTAGCCCATACTATTGGGGTACATGGGGCTCAGGTGGATTTAGAACTGCGCGAAGATCATGTTGCGATCACTGCGACGGTGCGCACAGCTGATCGCACCGGGGTGGAAATGGAGGCCCTCACTGCCGTCACTATTTCTGCCCTAGCGATTGTGGATATGGTAAAAGGTGTGGATCGTTCCGCGATGTTGCGTCGCTGCGGGATTATTGCGAAATCAGGGGGACGCTCTGGGGATTGGGCGCGCGAACTTCCCACTGCTACCTGGGAAAACTAG
- a CDS encoding MoaD/ThiS family protein, producing MQVHYFAAARAAAGTDQEFLDNPPATLGELLEMLATTHPGTTAAGMHLAEIFKRCSFLIDGMRQNAPETSLAGVARVDILPPFAGG from the coding sequence ATGCAGGTCCACTATTTTGCGGCCGCGCGCGCAGCTGCCGGAACTGATCAGGAATTTCTAGATAATCCCCCAGCCACCCTGGGTGAATTACTTGAAATGCTAGCTACTACGCATCCAGGAACCACTGCAGCGGGGATGCACCTGGCAGAGATCTTTAAACGCTGCTCTTTTTTAATTGACGGAATGCGCCAAAATGCACCCGAAACCTCGCTTGCTGGAGTAGCCAGAGTAGATATTCTTCCGCCTTTTGCGGGTGGATAG
- a CDS encoding ThiF family adenylyltransferase gives MNKQQQEAQPLSAEQAWRYQRQLTLEGFGLEAQQQLLQAKVAVVGAGGLGSPALLYLAGAGVGEITVIDDDNVDLSNLHRQVIHSSTGVDTPKAASAAARLQDLNPTVTVRPVYKRLTKENAIEILRGADVILDGSDNFGTRHVVSWAAANLGIPHIWASILGFEAQMSVFWAAKGPIYEDLYPTVPPAGSVPTCSQAGVLGPLVGIVGSAMALEALKLLTGIGSPLLGKVGYFDSLQNRWEYIPLSADAQVSSRIIAAGPVVDPTETREADMVFGLFKKSAVPEIKASDISAADTLIDIREANEVAGFRIPGATHIAFSQLSEKDPKAWEKLRKILNKASGRVILYCASGRRSARCWEALQAEKLAGPGAKADIYSLAGGIQAWHSQKK, from the coding sequence GTGAATAAACAGCAGCAAGAAGCGCAGCCTTTGAGCGCCGAGCAGGCTTGGCGGTATCAACGCCAACTCACTTTGGAAGGCTTTGGTTTAGAAGCTCAACAACAACTCTTGCAGGCCAAAGTAGCAGTAGTAGGGGCAGGAGGTTTAGGTTCTCCAGCATTGCTTTATTTAGCTGGGGCCGGTGTAGGCGAGATTACTGTTATCGATGATGACAACGTGGATCTTTCGAATCTGCATCGCCAAGTTATTCATAGCTCTACGGGGGTAGATACTCCAAAGGCGGCCTCTGCAGCTGCAAGACTGCAAGATTTAAATCCCACAGTTACGGTGCGCCCGGTTTATAAGCGGCTGACTAAAGAAAATGCCATAGAAATATTGCGCGGGGCAGATGTAATCCTAGATGGCAGCGATAATTTTGGGACTAGACACGTGGTTTCTTGGGCCGCCGCTAATTTAGGAATTCCGCATATCTGGGCTTCTATTTTAGGCTTTGAGGCCCAAATGAGTGTTTTTTGGGCCGCTAAGGGACCAATTTATGAAGACCTCTATCCAACCGTTCCTCCAGCAGGTTCAGTTCCTACCTGCTCCCAAGCGGGGGTACTCGGCCCGCTAGTGGGAATAGTTGGTTCTGCCATGGCGTTGGAAGCATTGAAACTACTTACTGGTATTGGTTCGCCTTTGCTTGGAAAAGTGGGATATTTTGATTCTCTGCAGAACCGTTGGGAATATATTCCACTTTCGGCAGATGCCCAAGTTTCTAGTCGCATAATTGCAGCTGGTCCGGTAGTGGATCCAACAGAAACGAGAGAAGCAGACATGGTTTTTGGGCTCTTTAAAAAATCCGCCGTACCAGAAATTAAAGCCAGCGATATCAGTGCTGCAGATACCTTGATAGATATTCGAGAAGCTAATGAGGTTGCCGGATTTCGCATTCCAGGTGCCACTCATATTGCCTTCTCACAGCTTAGTGAAAAGGATCCCAAAGCTTGGGAGAAATTGCGCAAGATCCTAAATAAAGCCAGTGGGCGCGTAATTCTTTACTGTGCCAGTGGCCGCCGTTCTGCTCGTTGCTGGGAAGCTCTGCAGGCAGAAAAGCTAGCTGGTCCAGGTGCGAAGGCAGATATTTATTCCCTCGCTGGAGGTATTCAGGCTTGGCATAGCCAAAAGAAATAA
- a CDS encoding molybdopterin molybdotransferase MoeA, whose protein sequence is MSVRTPEVHLAELQDLLHKSKPGLSSATESLAISEALGRVVATDIRATIDSPAFDNSQMDGYALNTSQLKGGKFRLGATIPAGTDPKLSCPEGPHDDTVVAIMTGAAIPTNCAAIIPVEAGTPDTFAAVESNPDRTVTLPPVAAGSFIRRQGVDISAGSLIIPAGTVIDAIAIAAMIGQGLKQVEVYRRPRVLICTGGAEISDTPSAVTIPDSNAPMLEALCQQWGLNPIARLHTNDDPEILATELSAAIAKYRPDAVLTSGGISHGRYEVVRQVLEKAPSWFGHVAQQPGGPQGWGIFDETPIICLPGNPVSTLVSFRTFVVPLLSPYLSSKKLSSKKPNMGGYQAQLQQAVSGLKGGKDQFRRAKVIIASTGQAEVTMVGEAGSHFLAQAIGANCLARIPAGADLPIGATVTIYPLTPESLI, encoded by the coding sequence ATGTCAGTGCGTACCCCAGAAGTACACCTCGCCGAATTACAGGATCTGTTGCATAAGAGTAAACCAGGTTTAAGTAGCGCCACTGAAAGCCTTGCTATCTCAGAAGCTCTAGGGCGAGTAGTAGCCACTGATATTAGGGCGACAATTGATTCTCCAGCATTTGATAATTCCCAGATGGATGGTTACGCGCTCAACACCAGCCAGCTTAAGGGCGGAAAGTTTCGGCTTGGAGCTACTATTCCAGCAGGTACTGACCCAAAACTTAGCTGCCCAGAAGGCCCACACGATGATACCGTCGTAGCTATTATGACCGGTGCGGCTATTCCGACTAATTGTGCAGCTATTATTCCGGTTGAAGCAGGTACCCCAGATACTTTTGCCGCAGTGGAATCTAATCCTGATCGCACCGTAACTTTGCCTCCAGTTGCTGCAGGGAGCTTCATTCGGCGCCAAGGAGTAGATATTTCTGCTGGCAGCTTGATTATTCCTGCGGGTACCGTAATAGATGCCATTGCGATTGCCGCGATGATTGGCCAAGGCCTGAAACAAGTAGAGGTATATAGGCGTCCGCGGGTGCTCATCTGCACCGGAGGGGCCGAAATTAGTGATACCCCTTCTGCGGTAACCATCCCTGATTCCAATGCGCCGATGCTAGAAGCTCTATGCCAACAGTGGGGTTTAAATCCTATTGCGCGGCTACATACCAACGATGATCCAGAGATCTTGGCCACGGAATTATCTGCAGCAATAGCTAAATATCGACCCGATGCCGTGCTGACCTCCGGAGGAATTAGCCACGGACGCTATGAAGTAGTGCGGCAAGTTTTAGAAAAAGCCCCTAGCTGGTTTGGGCACGTCGCCCAACAACCAGGTGGCCCCCAAGGTTGGGGGATTTTCGATGAAACCCCCATAATATGTTTGCCCGGAAATCCAGTATCGACCTTAGTTAGCTTTAGGACTTTCGTCGTACCGCTGCTTTCGCCGTATCTCAGCAGCAAAAAACTTTCCTCTAAAAAGCCCAATATGGGGGGATATCAAGCACAACTACAGCAAGCCGTAAGCGGTTTAAAAGGGGGAAAGGATCAATTCCGTCGGGCCAAGGTAATAATTGCTAGCACCGGACAAGCAGAGGTCACTATGGTAGGCGAGGCGGGGTCGCACTTTTTAGCGCAAGCTATTGGTGCAAACTGCCTGGCTCGTATACCTGCTGGCGCAGATCTTCCTATCGGCGCCACTGTGACTATTTACCCCTTAACTCCAGAAAGTTTGATCTGA
- a CDS encoding molybdenum cofactor biosynthesis protein MoaE, whose protein sequence is MAHNSPHNDPAYVAAQTGKVIGTQITTEALEKLAAQARRDTVTAAMGAVVVFEGVVRDHDGGQRVLNLTYTCHPTAEAQMAAVVAELSQKHPRTRIWAAHRIGELEIGEIAFLVVVAAAHRGDAFAACSETTDRIKAEVPIWKEQKLVDGASQWVGLE, encoded by the coding sequence ATGGCTCATAACTCACCCCATAACGATCCCGCCTATGTAGCTGCCCAAACAGGCAAAGTAATAGGCACCCAAATCACCACCGAAGCACTAGAAAAGCTGGCTGCCCAAGCGCGCCGGGATACCGTGACCGCTGCCATGGGAGCGGTAGTGGTTTTTGAAGGCGTGGTGCGTGATCACGACGGGGGACAGCGAGTTTTGAATTTGACCTATACTTGCCATCCCACTGCGGAAGCGCAAATGGCTGCAGTGGTTGCAGAGCTGAGCCAAAAACACCCGCGTACTCGTATTTGGGCAGCTCATCGTATCGGGGAGCTGGAAATAGGCGAGATTGCTTTTTTGGTAGTGGTTGCCGCAGCGCATCGCGGGGATGCTTTTGCAGCATGCAGCGAAACCACCGATCGGATTAAAGCTGAAGTACCAATTTGGAAGGAACAAAAACTTGTCGACGGCGCCAGCCAATGGGTGGGTCTAGAGTGA
- a CDS encoding NTP transferase domain-containing protein: protein MSLAKAIGEISAPKFQVIILAGGRGSRMGGISKGEIKVNGRRLIDIIIENIYKSLGSSTPITVVHPTGIPGLTPEIKQVSEAPIYGGPVAGIGAACAEFATGKYIAICAVDAPYSPYLFPQLTALLESSETAEVAVVATPDPNSGESRINPLCAIWEYSALKKRLANLGELQNQAVFALLKKASKALFPGNGQEKDYDTLADLAVLGEVQLPGKYYCL, encoded by the coding sequence GTGAGTTTAGCTAAGGCTATTGGGGAAATATCTGCACCCAAATTTCAGGTAATCATATTAGCGGGCGGTCGAGGCTCTCGTATGGGAGGTATTTCCAAAGGCGAAATTAAAGTAAATGGGCGCCGCCTAATAGATATTATTATAGAAAATATTTATAAATCTTTAGGCAGCTCAACACCTATTACAGTGGTGCATCCGACAGGCATCCCTGGTTTGACACCTGAAATTAAGCAGGTTTCAGAGGCTCCAATATATGGTGGGCCAGTTGCTGGGATTGGGGCGGCCTGTGCTGAATTTGCAACAGGAAAATATATTGCCATCTGCGCAGTAGATGCACCATACTCTCCTTATTTGTTCCCGCAATTAACCGCGCTTTTAGAGAGCTCAGAAACTGCAGAGGTGGCCGTAGTAGCAACTCCGGATCCAAATTCCGGAGAATCGCGAATCAATCCGCTGTGTGCCATCTGGGAGTATTCTGCTTTAAAAAAGCGCTTGGCTAACTTAGGAGAGCTACAGAATCAGGCAGTATTTGCCCTCTTAAAAAAGGCTTCCAAGGCCTTATTTCCTGGAAATGGCCAGGAAAAAGACTATGACACCCTGGCAGATTTAGCTGTTTTAGGAGAAGTACAGCTCCCAGGGAAATATTATTGCCTTTAA
- a CDS encoding molybdopterin-binding protein, with translation MSPHHAHRDLQLQADSPREALVIVVSTRLTQQVAGYEDATGPRLVSWLESLGFAVRKEVVADKDIEEYFKNLVHTTPELPRVIITTGGTGLSADDRTVDAVEPLLERKLPGIVQAFFAQGAKNTPLAATSRAVAGTIRNSFIMTLPGSKGAVADGITSLHKILLPLCDMLEGTHHHGS, from the coding sequence ATGTCACCACATCACGCACACCGAGACCTGCAACTTCAGGCGGATTCGCCGCGTGAGGCCCTGGTAATAGTAGTTTCTACTCGGCTCACTCAGCAGGTAGCCGGCTATGAAGATGCCACTGGTCCGCGCCTGGTTTCCTGGTTAGAATCGCTTGGCTTTGCAGTACGCAAAGAAGTGGTAGCTGATAAAGATATCGAAGAGTATTTCAAGAATTTGGTGCACACCACCCCAGAGCTACCGCGCGTAATAATAACCACTGGAGGTACCGGACTTTCTGCAGATGATCGAACTGTAGATGCAGTAGAACCTCTCTTAGAAAGAAAACTGCCAGGTATCGTGCAAGCATTTTTTGCGCAAGGAGCTAAAAATACGCCTTTAGCTGCAACTTCGCGCGCAGTAGCTGGAACTATTCGCAATAGTTTTATTATGACCCTGCCTGGATCCAAAGGTGCTGTCGCTGATGGCATAACTAGCTTGCATAAGATACTCCTCCCGCTCTGCGACATGCTGGAAGGCACACATCACCATGGCTCATAA